The proteins below come from a single Parabacteroides chongii genomic window:
- a CDS encoding SusD/RagB family nutrient-binding outer membrane lipoprotein, giving the protein MKVRYNKIKTYLSVALVAGVLFSCSEDKMDKINQDIDNPHSVDAKFILTDVITSTAFSNIGGDFNHYFSSYVENEVGIFNQLYNAETRVSEVYSSATFNNIWGGVYSSLKNARIIIDKCSEEGSQPGNYTTKGMGEVLAAVNAGLIADAFGDAPFSQAALPQLDNGKPQFMTPEMDKQKDIYTAIIAYLDAAIEDLPKGDTHATGKPGAQDILFKGDANKWLKLAYGLKARYTMHTLNVTEDKTAALNTVLECCKKAAQNAGDQAAFNVYDGVANLNPLFDFFYSREYTAASASLTKKLIVRNDPRLHRAFADAIGADESLGAEGFYSKQLTGKEENFLSMMAPNGKPQQVQEVYNTSIFLFAATAPTMFMSYHEVKFLEAEALVRLNRLEEAKATLKEAIVAGLMNMEVSVDAALENTSVPVKGNSTEAVTIAEAEEYFETEVVPLFNADPLKETMIQKYLAFWGANGESTECYNDVRRLKSEGHDIYDFENPGKFPLRTPYGSDDVTTNPNVKNAYGNGQYVFSENVWWAGGSR; this is encoded by the coding sequence ATGAAAGTTAGATATAATAAAATTAAAACATATCTGTCTGTAGCTTTAGTAGCCGGAGTTTTGTTCTCTTGCTCTGAAGACAAAATGGACAAGATCAACCAGGATATAGACAATCCGCACAGTGTCGATGCTAAATTCATTCTGACAGATGTAATCACTTCTACAGCATTCAGTAATATCGGTGGCGATTTCAACCACTACTTTTCTTCTTATGTAGAAAATGAAGTTGGTATTTTCAATCAGTTATACAATGCTGAAACCCGTGTTTCTGAGGTTTATTCATCTGCCACCTTCAACAATATTTGGGGAGGAGTTTATAGTTCATTGAAAAATGCACGTATTATTATCGACAAATGCTCGGAAGAAGGAAGTCAACCCGGTAACTATACAACAAAAGGTATGGGTGAAGTTTTGGCTGCTGTAAATGCAGGTCTGATAGCTGATGCTTTTGGAGATGCACCTTTCAGCCAGGCAGCATTGCCTCAATTAGACAATGGTAAACCTCAGTTCATGACACCGGAGATGGACAAACAGAAAGATATTTACACTGCTATCATTGCCTACCTGGATGCCGCTATTGAAGACCTTCCTAAAGGAGATACACATGCAACAGGTAAACCCGGAGCTCAGGATATTCTGTTCAAAGGAGATGCCAACAAATGGTTAAAGTTAGCTTACGGACTAAAAGCACGTTATACAATGCATACATTAAATGTGACGGAAGATAAAACCGCTGCATTAAATACAGTTTTAGAATGCTGCAAAAAAGCTGCACAGAATGCTGGTGATCAAGCAGCTTTCAATGTGTATGACGGTGTTGCTAATTTAAACCCTTTGTTTGATTTTTTCTATAGCCGCGAATATACTGCAGCCAGTGCCAGTCTGACAAAAAAACTGATCGTTCGTAATGATCCACGCTTACATCGTGCTTTTGCTGATGCTATCGGTGCCGATGAAAGTCTGGGTGCCGAAGGTTTTTACAGCAAACAATTAACAGGAAAGGAAGAGAACTTCTTATCCATGATGGCTCCCAACGGCAAGCCTCAACAGGTACAGGAAGTTTATAACACATCTATTTTCTTGTTTGCTGCAACTGCGCCTACTATGTTCATGAGTTACCATGAAGTTAAATTCCTGGAAGCTGAAGCTTTAGTAAGATTAAATCGTTTGGAAGAAGCAAAAGCAACATTGAAAGAAGCTATTGTTGCCGGTTTGATGAATATGGAAGTTAGCGTTGATGCAGCTTTGGAAAACACCTCTGTTCCGGTTAAAGGTAACTCAACAGAAGCTGTAACAATAGCAGAGGCTGAAGAATATTTTGAGACAGAAGTTGTTCCTTTGTTCAATGCAGATCCGCTAAAAGAAACAATGATCCAGAAGTATCTGGCATTTTGGGGAGCGAACGGTGAATCAACCGAATGCTATAACGACGTACGTCGTTTGAAATCAGAAGGTCATGACATCTATGACTTCGAGAATCCGGGTAAATTTCCGCTACGCACGCCTTACGGCAGCGATGACGTTACAACCAACCCTAATGTTAAAAATGCTTATGGCAATGGTCAGTATGTATTTTCTGAAAATGTTTGGTGGGCCGGAGGAAGCCGATAA